In Streptomyces capitiformicae, one genomic interval encodes:
- a CDS encoding flavin-containing monooxygenase, whose amino-acid sequence MRACVVGAGPGGIVTAKVLLENGFDVTVFDKYQQVGGIWSSGGCYDGLANQSALRIFEFADLPNRLHFASAADTQRYLENYAETFGVLDRVRPGTEVISIRPVDGPGRVGASGWSIDSRPAGDKAAEVHRETFDYVVVATGAHHHAQLPELPGRELFRGTVLHSNEVRAGTFADRRVAVVGGGKSALDLVTRAAREAASATLVQRKVNWMVPERFLLGLVGYKWILFTRLGEALLPRYHDPACIRPIDRIDERVKRALWWLITRDTLFSTGLYRLPRELRPAHALPFHLAHAGVMPRGYVRAVRRGLIAPKISAVEAYTDKGLRLATGEEVAADVIVFATGHHKVFPFLDPRVRVHDSAGRLRLYRGIVPPSADRLGFVGFRQVFNNIMGMELTAHWLTCHFRATLRTTPSEQEMREATDARLAWQEQVLPGSGGYDFGPYDIHCADELLHDMGLPSHRAGNLLAEYLLPGGLAHRYAGLTRSGSAK is encoded by the coding sequence ATGAGAGCGTGTGTTGTCGGGGCCGGCCCCGGGGGAATCGTCACCGCCAAGGTACTGCTGGAGAACGGCTTCGACGTCACGGTCTTCGACAAGTACCAGCAAGTCGGCGGAATTTGGTCATCAGGAGGCTGCTACGACGGGCTGGCCAACCAGTCCGCGCTCCGCATCTTCGAGTTCGCGGACCTGCCCAACCGCTTGCACTTCGCCAGCGCGGCGGACACGCAACGCTACTTGGAGAACTACGCCGAGACCTTCGGCGTGCTGGACCGCGTTCGACCCGGCACCGAGGTGATCTCCATCCGGCCGGTGGACGGTCCTGGGAGGGTGGGCGCCTCCGGCTGGTCGATCGACTCTCGGCCCGCTGGGGACAAGGCGGCGGAGGTTCATCGCGAAACATTCGACTACGTCGTTGTCGCCACCGGGGCTCATCATCATGCCCAGCTGCCCGAGCTGCCAGGGCGCGAATTGTTCCGCGGGACCGTGCTGCACTCCAACGAGGTGCGGGCGGGGACATTCGCCGACCGGCGCGTGGCCGTCGTGGGCGGCGGCAAGTCCGCGTTGGACCTGGTCACCCGGGCCGCACGCGAGGCGGCCTCGGCCACCCTCGTGCAGCGCAAGGTGAACTGGATGGTCCCCGAGCGGTTCCTGCTCGGTCTGGTCGGCTACAAGTGGATCCTGTTCACCCGGCTCGGTGAGGCCCTCCTGCCCCGCTACCACGATCCGGCCTGCATCCGTCCGATCGACCGTATCGACGAGCGGGTCAAGCGAGCCCTGTGGTGGCTCATCACCCGCGACACGCTGTTCTCCACCGGGCTGTACCGGCTGCCGAGGGAGCTGCGGCCCGCTCACGCGCTCCCTTTCCACCTGGCCCACGCGGGAGTGATGCCACGCGGCTACGTGCGGGCCGTCCGCCGCGGCCTGATCGCCCCCAAGATCAGTGCGGTCGAGGCGTACACCGACAAGGGGCTGCGACTGGCGACCGGCGAGGAAGTGGCGGCGGACGTCATCGTGTTCGCCACGGGGCACCACAAAGTCTTCCCCTTCCTGGATCCGAGAGTACGAGTGCACGATTCCGCCGGGCGGCTGCGGCTCTACCGAGGCATCGTGCCACCCAGCGCCGACCGGCTCGGGTTCGTCGGTTTTCGGCAGGTCTTCAACAACATCATGGGCATGGAACTCACCGCGCACTGGCTGACCTGCCATTTCCGCGCGACGCTGCGCACCACCCCGAGCGAGCAAGAGATGCGGGAGGCCACGGACGCGCGCCTGGCCTGGCAGGAGCAGGTGCTGCCGGGCTCCGGCGGCTACGACTTCGGCCCCTACGACATCCACTGCGCGGACGAACTCCTGCACGACATGGGACTGCCGTCCCACCGCGCCGGCAACCTACTGGCCGAATACCTGCTCCCCGGCGGACTCGCACACCGCTACGCGGGCCTGACTCGATCGGGTTCGGCGAAATGA